A region of Gammaproteobacteria bacterium DNA encodes the following proteins:
- the ligA gene encoding NAD-dependent DNA ligase LigA: protein MTRGRRQVADEIEALREQIRRHDHAYYVLDQPTIPDAEYDRLFARLQQLESEHPGLVTPDSPTQRVGGRPLTEFKPVRHAVPMLSIRTETDTQASGAENFDARIRRELKLTNDDPPVEYAAEPKFDGLAINLRYERGHLASAATRGDGETGEDVTQNIRTIRSIPLRLHAEHAPRILEVRGEVYLRRDDFERLNEQQSARGQKIFVNPRNAAAGSVRQLDPAITAQRPLSFFAYGLGEVQGGKLPATHSGLLDWLIKIGLPVCEYRAVTEGVAGLVEFHRRMGGQRDHLPFDIDGVVYKVNRLDLQERLGFVTREPRWAVAHKYPSQEQVTRVLDIVVQVGRTGKVTPLARLEPVFVGGVTVSNATLHNEDFIRALDLHIGDTVIVRRAGDVIPEVVSVQTEHRPAKARAFKMPKECPICGSPVVREEGEAAHYCTGGAQCPAQRAQVLLHFASRRAMDIEGLGEKLAEQLVAADRVKTPADLYRLTDEQLLSLERMGEKSAANLREALEKSKHTTLSRFIYALGIRDVGEATAETLARHFGSLEELMQATEEELQGVEDVGPVVSANIASWFHRAENREFVHRLRQAGIRWENLPPRPRQLPLSGKTFVLTGTLNSLSRDQAKEKLKLLGAKVAGSVSKKTDYVVMGADPGGKADKARELGVKILDEDALLALLKSTQ, encoded by the coding sequence ATGACCCGCGGCAGGCGGCAAGTGGCGGATGAAATCGAGGCGCTGCGGGAGCAAATCCGCAGGCATGACCATGCCTATTATGTCCTCGATCAGCCCACCATCCCCGATGCCGAATATGACCGGCTGTTTGCCCGGTTGCAGCAGCTGGAATCCGAACATCCCGGACTGGTCACGCCCGATTCGCCGACACAGCGCGTCGGCGGCCGGCCGCTGACGGAATTCAAGCCGGTCCGCCATGCCGTGCCCATGCTGTCCATCCGCACGGAGACCGACACGCAGGCAAGCGGCGCCGAAAATTTCGATGCCCGCATCCGCCGCGAATTGAAGCTGACGAACGACGATCCACCGGTGGAATACGCCGCCGAGCCGAAGTTCGACGGCCTGGCGATCAACCTGCGCTATGAACGTGGACACCTCGCAAGCGCCGCCACGCGTGGCGACGGCGAGACCGGCGAGGACGTGACGCAGAACATCCGCACCATCCGTTCCATCCCGCTGCGTCTGCATGCGGAACACGCGCCCCGCATTCTGGAGGTGCGTGGCGAGGTGTATCTGCGCCGTGATGACTTCGAACGACTGAATGAGCAGCAGAGCGCGCGCGGTCAGAAGATCTTCGTCAATCCGCGCAATGCCGCCGCCGGCAGCGTGCGCCAGCTCGATCCGGCCATCACCGCGCAACGGCCGCTGTCATTCTTCGCCTACGGGCTCGGCGAAGTGCAGGGCGGCAAGTTGCCCGCCACGCACAGCGGCCTGCTGGATTGGCTCATCAAGATCGGTTTGCCGGTATGCGAATATCGCGCGGTGACCGAGGGGGTGGCGGGGTTGGTCGAATTTCACCGCCGCATGGGCGGGCAACGCGACCATCTGCCGTTCGACATCGACGGGGTGGTGTACAAGGTCAACCGGCTGGATTTGCAGGAGCGCCTGGGTTTCGTGACCCGTGAGCCGCGCTGGGCGGTGGCGCACAAGTATCCCTCGCAGGAACAGGTCACCAGGGTTCTGGACATCGTGGTGCAGGTCGGCCGCACCGGCAAGGTCACGCCGCTCGCCAGGCTGGAGCCGGTGTTTGTCGGCGGGGTCACGGTCAGCAACGCCACCCTGCACAACGAGGATTTCATTCGCGCGCTGGATCTGCACATCGGCGACACCGTCATCGTGCGCCGCGCCGGCGACGTCATCCCCGAGGTGGTGAGCGTTCAGACCGAGCACCGGCCGGCGAAGGCACGCGCCTTCAAGATGCCCAAAGAATGCCCGATCTGCGGCTCGCCCGTGGTGCGCGAGGAGGGTGAGGCCGCGCATTACTGCACGGGCGGCGCGCAGTGTCCGGCGCAGCGCGCGCAGGTGCTGCTGCACTTTGCCTCGCGCCGCGCCATGGATATCGAGGGCCTCGGCGAGAAACTCGCGGAACAGCTGGTGGCGGCGGACAGGGTCAAGACGCCGGCCGATCTCTACCGCCTGACGGATGAGCAGTTGCTGTCGCTGGAGCGCATGGGCGAGAAGTCGGCGGCCAACCTGCGCGAGGCCCTGGAGAAAAGCAAGCATACGACATTGAGCCGGTTCATCTATGCGCTCGGCATCCGCGACGTCGGCGAGGCGACGGCGGAGACCCTGGCGCGGCATTTCGGCAGCCTGGAGGAATTGATGCAGGCCACGGAAGAGGAATTGCAGGGGGTGGAGGACGTCGGTCCGGTGGTCTCCGCCAACATCGCCTCATGGTTTCATCGCGCGGAGAATCGGGAATTCGTCCATCGACTTCGTCAGGCCGGGATCCGCTGGGAGAATCTGCCGCCGCGTCCGCGGCAGCTGCCCTTGTCCGGCAAGACCTTCGTGCTGACCGGCACGCTCAACTCGCTGTCCCGTGACCAGGCCAAGGAAAAATTGAAGCTGCTCGGCGCCAAGGTGGCCGGCAGCGTCTCCAAGAAGACGGATTACGTGGTCATGGGCGCCGATCCGGGCGGCAAGGCCGACAAGGCTCGCGAACTCGGCGTCAAGATCCTGGATGAGGACGCCTTGCTGGCGCTGCTGAAGAGCACTCAATAG
- the nadB gene encoding L-aspartate oxidase has translation MSQQQQDYDILVIGSGAAGLSLALHLAGHAPKGARVAVLSKSRLTESNTLYAQGGVSAVVDAKDSIASHVADTMEAGAGLCRREVVEYVVERGHECIRWLKELGVPFTTVTDASGRTELHLTREGGHTHRRIVHAADATGKAVEETLEARVRGHPQIAIFENHLAIDLIYGAKLALTENRCLGAYVYDRKHQHVVTFRARFVVMATGGAGKVYLYTSNPDVATGDGIAMAWRAGCRVANMEFIQFHPTCLYHPRAKSFLITEAIRGEGGRLLLPDGAPFMHKFDPRAELAPRDIVARAIDHEMKRLGADCVYLDIHHRPAEFIREHFPTIQAHCLEFGIDMTHEPIPVVPAAHYICGGVVTDLKGRTDLPGLYVIGEAACTGLHGANRMASNSLLECCVFARAAAADILSHLDAVPAPPALPFWDESQVTDSDEEVVVSHNWEEVRRFMWDYVGIVRTTKRLQRALHRVQLLHSEIADYYGNFRVTNDLIELRNLAQVAELIIHSALLRKESRGLHYTLDYPNRDDRVWQRDTVLSADTLAAIRRQ, from the coding sequence ATGAGCCAGCAACAACAGGATTACGACATTCTCGTCATCGGCAGCGGCGCCGCGGGTCTGAGTCTGGCCCTGCATCTGGCCGGCCACGCCCCCAAGGGGGCCCGGGTGGCCGTCCTGTCCAAAAGCCGGCTCACCGAGAGCAACACCCTCTACGCCCAGGGCGGGGTCTCGGCGGTGGTGGACGCCAAGGACTCCATCGCCTCACACGTGGCGGATACGATGGAGGCCGGGGCCGGGCTGTGCCGCCGTGAGGTGGTCGAATACGTGGTCGAGCGGGGCCACGAATGCATCCGCTGGCTGAAGGAACTGGGCGTACCGTTTACCACCGTCACCGATGCCAGCGGCCGCACCGAACTGCATCTGACACGCGAAGGCGGCCATACCCATCGTCGGATAGTGCACGCCGCCGATGCCACCGGCAAGGCGGTGGAGGAAACGCTGGAGGCCCGCGTTCGCGGCCATCCGCAGATTGCCATCTTTGAAAACCATCTGGCCATCGATTTGATTTACGGCGCCAAGCTCGCGCTGACCGAGAACCGCTGTCTGGGGGCCTATGTCTATGACCGCAAGCACCAGCACGTCGTGACCTTCCGTGCCCGCTTCGTGGTCATGGCCACCGGCGGCGCCGGCAAGGTATACCTCTACACCAGCAATCCCGACGTCGCCACCGGCGATGGGATCGCCATGGCCTGGCGCGCCGGCTGCCGGGTGGCCAACATGGAGTTCATCCAGTTCCATCCCACCTGTCTGTACCATCCCAGGGCGAAGTCATTCCTGATCACGGAGGCCATCCGCGGCGAAGGGGGACGGTTGCTGCTCCCGGATGGCGCCCCGTTCATGCACAAATTCGATCCGCGCGCGGAGCTGGCGCCGCGTGACATCGTCGCCCGCGCCATCGACCACGAAATGAAGCGCCTCGGCGCGGATTGCGTCTATCTGGACATCCATCACCGGCCCGCGGAATTCATCCGCGAGCACTTCCCCACCATCCAGGCCCACTGCCTGGAGTTCGGCATCGACATGACGCACGAACCGATCCCGGTGGTGCCGGCGGCGCACTACATCTGCGGCGGCGTCGTCACCGATCTCAAGGGCCGCACCGATCTGCCGGGGCTGTACGTCATCGGCGAGGCCGCCTGCACCGGACTGCACGGCGCCAACCGCATGGCCAGCAACTCGCTGCTTGAGTGCTGCGTCTTTGCCCGGGCCGCGGCCGCCGACATTCTCTCCCATCTCGACGCCGTTCCCGCGCCGCCTGCGCTGCCGTTCTGGGACGAAAGCCAGGTCACCGACTCCGACGAGGAAGTGGTGGTGTCGCACAACTGGGAGGAGGTCCGGCGCTTCATGTGGGACTACGTCGGCATCGTGCGCACCACCAAGCGCCTGCAGCGCGCGCTGCACCGTGTGCAGCTGCTGCATTCCGAGATCGCCGATTACTACGGCAACTTCCGCGTCACCAACGACCTCATCGAGCTGCGCAATCTGGCGCAGGTCGCGGAGTTGATCATCCACTCCGCGCTCCTGCGCAAGGAAAGCCGCGGGCTGCATTACACGCTGGATTATCCCAATCGCGACGATCGGGTCTGGCAGCGCGACACCGTTTTGAGCGCCGACACCCTCGCCGCCATCCGCCGCCAATAA
- the rpoE gene encoding RNA polymerase sigma factor RpoE has product MGDNSADVALVERVQHGDKKAYDLLVLKYQGKIIKLVSRFVRDPSDALDVAQEAFLKAYRALPNFRGESAFYTWLYRIAINTAKNYLATMSRRPLEAMTGSDEDGEQEIEDWQSDWETPENLLLTEEIQQTIARAIAGLPEDLRMAITLRELEGMSYEEIATVMACPIGTVRSRIFRAREAIDGKLRPLLE; this is encoded by the coding sequence GTGGGCGATAACAGCGCAGATGTGGCCTTGGTGGAGAGGGTGCAGCATGGCGACAAAAAGGCATACGACCTGCTGGTTCTCAAGTACCAAGGCAAGATTATCAAGCTGGTGTCGAGGTTCGTACGCGATCCCAGCGATGCACTGGACGTGGCTCAGGAAGCCTTCCTCAAGGCCTACCGCGCGCTGCCCAACTTCCGCGGCGAGAGCGCCTTCTATACCTGGCTGTACCGCATCGCCATCAACACAGCCAAGAATTACCTGGCCACCATGTCCCGGCGTCCGCTGGAGGCGATGACGGGGAGTGATGAGGATGGCGAACAGGAGATTGAAGACTGGCAAAGTGATTGGGAAACGCCGGAGAATCTGCTGCTGACGGAGGAGATTCAGCAGACGATCGCCAGGGCCATCGCCGGCCTGCCGGAGGATTTGCGCATGGCGATTACGCTGCGCGAGCTGGAAGGGATGAGTTATGAGGAGATTGCCACCGTGATGGCCTGCCCCATCGGCACGGTGCGATCGAGAATTTTCAGAGCGCGGGAAGCCATCGATGGCAAACTGCGTCCGCTTTTGGAGTAA